In Brienomyrus brachyistius isolate T26 chromosome 19, BBRACH_0.4, whole genome shotgun sequence, one DNA window encodes the following:
- the LOC125715275 gene encoding protein GREB1-like, producing the protein MGNSNVGRLKGTRFEEALHSSIMELLLSDGPASRPVFTQLYLEAGGLHHQQEAESEDKEGEEDECFTLKTPSIPRHLKPSSEGHCTTAGFCQSGKDLRLASISTSPLDTPAGFLLVGAKSLVLLDDTLVCAVDRRFIPDETGQNALLGFLGNCVGCGRGGFRYFTEFSIHINLKPSGQPMKQKYLQCHLHRDACGRLVAGPPICWRTAGRMMGPPKKRHKGWLTERATPSP; encoded by the exons ATGGGAAACTCGAATGTGGGCCGGTTGAAGGGGACGCGGTTTGAGGAAGCTCTGCACAGCTCCATCATGGAGCTGCTCCTCTCTGACGGCCCCGCATCCAGACCGGTCTTCACTCAACTCTACCTGGAGGCTGGAGGGCTGCATCATCAACAGGAAG CTGAATCTGAGGATAAGGAAGGAGAGGAAGACGAATGTTTCACGCTCAAAACACCCTCCATCCCACGGCACCTGAAGCCCTCGTCAGAAGGTCACTGCACCACAGCTG GTTTCTGCCAGTCAGGAAAGGACCTGCGACTGGCTTCCATCAGCACCAGCCCCCTGGACACTCCGGCTGGGTTTCTCCTAGTGGGAGCCAAGTCCCTTGTTCTACTGGACGACACTCTGGTCTGCGCCGTGGACCGCAGATTTATTCCTGATGAAACCGGACAGAACGCACTCCTAG GCTTCCTTGGTAACTGCGTGGGCTGCGGGCGGGGGGGCTTCCGCTACTTCACCGAGTTCTCCATCCACATCAACCTGAAGCCCAGCGGCCAGCCCATGAAGCAGAAGTACCTGCAGTGTCACCTCCACAGGGATGCATGCGGGAGGCTGGTCGCAGGCCCGCCCATCTGCTGGAGGACTGCGGGTCGGATGATGG GGCCCCCCAAAAAGAGGCACAAAGGCTGGCTGACAGAGagagccaccccctccccatga